The following proteins are co-located in the Desulfoscipio sp. XC116 genome:
- a CDS encoding cache domain-containing protein — MKSLKQQITILVVSTILIMAACFMAATVVQIKETAVLAATTKAKSDLATGQAILNVKYPGSWRIEDGVLYKGDMKMNNNVGPVDYISTLTGDTCTIFLGNTRVTTTIRKENGERAIGTHPSDKVAQKVLTNGEEYFGEAEVLGEKYQTAYTPIWDDKENIVGMFYVGTSKKFFNEMLYGSLKSMSIIVVILTVLVFTGTRYFTQLIIINPLKLLTAETKKVASGDLSPHTRINSMNEIGELAQSINQMVEWMQALTYQISKATGASVPQESNGSSEKNREHIAAKENAYAGSNPLVGEKEPWGVLPKGLNEATLQQIVNFLKNAGDRKLSVSEIAEDINLTKVTIRRYLDFIEKCGMVKVELQYGPIGRPLKLYKLIE; from the coding sequence ATGAAGTCTTTGAAACAACAGATTACAATACTTGTGGTGTCAACAATATTAATTATGGCAGCATGCTTTATGGCCGCCACAGTGGTTCAAATTAAAGAAACTGCGGTATTGGCCGCAACTACCAAGGCAAAGAGCGACCTAGCCACGGGACAGGCTATTTTAAACGTCAAATATCCCGGTTCATGGAGAATTGAAGATGGTGTGCTTTATAAGGGCGATATGAAAATGAATAATAATGTCGGGCCCGTTGATTATATTAGTACGCTGACTGGTGATACCTGTACTATATTTCTGGGAAACACCAGGGTAACAACAACAATTAGAAAAGAAAACGGCGAGAGAGCAATAGGAACCCATCCATCAGATAAGGTAGCACAGAAAGTTCTTACCAACGGTGAAGAGTACTTTGGCGAAGCGGAAGTACTGGGTGAGAAATATCAAACAGCCTATACACCTATTTGGGATGATAAGGAAAATATCGTCGGCATGTTTTATGTGGGTACCTCTAAAAAGTTTTTCAATGAAATGCTGTATGGTTCCCTAAAGAGCATGTCTATTATCGTCGTTATTTTAACGGTCCTGGTTTTCACGGGAACACGCTATTTTACGCAGCTGATTATAATTAATCCGTTAAAGTTGCTTACGGCCGAGACCAAAAAAGTTGCTTCGGGCGATCTTTCCCCCCACACCCGGATTAATAGTATGAATGAGATTGGCGAGCTTGCTCAGTCTATTAACCAGATGGTGGAATGGATGCAGGCTTTAACTTATCAAATCAGCAAGGCTACCGGAGCCTCTGTTCCCCAGGAAAGTAACGGCTCTTCGGAAAAAAACCGCGAACATATTGCTGCTAAAGAAAATGCATACGCCGGCAGCAACCCGCTTGTTGGAGAAAAGGAGCCCTGGGGCGTTCTTCCCAAAGGCCTTAATGAAGCAACCTTGCAACAAATAGTTAACTTTTTAAAAAATGCCGGAGACCGCAAATTATCTGTTTCCGAAATAGCGGAAGATATTAACTTAACTAAAGTAACCATTCGTCGCTATCTGGACTTCATAGAAAAATGCGGCATGGTTAAGGTGGAACTGCAATATGGTCCGATCGGCAGGCCATTAAAGTTATATAAATTAATAGAGTGA
- a CDS encoding retropepsin-like aspartic protease: MAKINLADGLLYTSVKIYYQGRAKIIDKMVIDTGASYSIVSTDAAEEIGISIEDSDEIIISVGIGGKQFSVIKQVDGVEFNGFKIKDCKVDIGEIDFGGTINGLLGLDLLMEAGVILDLKNLRMFEAV; the protein is encoded by the coding sequence ATGGCAAAAATAAATTTGGCAGATGGATTACTATATACATCGGTAAAGATATATTATCAAGGCAGGGCAAAAATCATTGATAAAATGGTAATTGATACGGGTGCCAGCTATTCAATTGTTTCTACAGATGCAGCAGAGGAAATTGGGATAAGTATTGAAGATAGCGATGAGATTATCATTAGCGTTGGAATCGGTGGTAAACAATTTTCAGTGATTAAACAGGTTGACGGTGTGGAGTTTAACGGGTTCAAGATTAAAGATTGCAAGGTTGATATTGGCGAGATTGATTTCGGCGGAACCATTAATGGGTTGTTAGGTTTGGACTTGCTGATGGAAGCTGGGGTAATTCTAGATTTGAAAAATCTAAGGATGTTTGAAGCAGTTTAA
- a CDS encoding sigma factor-like helix-turn-helix DNA-binding protein: protein MPKMREKFKRGSSSEQIVNLLYNTGYRLTGNHRETQKLLKDVLNVLNDNINLNIALKSLCLIYINKAISSPGKNSSKNKKSPPRKSNSTNKVQEALLTLPPAERLVLVLREVLGLDYVEIAELIGIEETPVSRLLNTGRWALRKQLACLLGQSGQPEKYSVAK from the coding sequence ATGCCCAAAATGAGGGAAAAGTTTAAGCGGGGTAGTTCCTCTGAACAAATAGTAAATTTGCTCTATAACACTGGCTACAGATTAACCGGCAATCATAGGGAAACCCAAAAGCTATTAAAGGATGTTCTCAACGTACTAAATGACAATATAAATTTAAACATAGCTTTGAAAAGCCTCTGTTTAATATACATAAATAAAGCCATATCCAGTCCGGGTAAAAATTCATCTAAAAATAAAAAAAGCCCGCCGAGAAAGAGCAATAGTACAAATAAAGTTCAGGAAGCTCTTTTAACGCTGCCGCCTGCGGAAAGGCTGGTATTGGTTTTGCGGGAAGTATTAGGGCTGGACTATGTCGAGATAGCAGAGCTGATTGGTATAGAAGAAACGCCGGTATCCCGGCTGTTAAATACGGGACGGTGGGCATTGCGAAAACAATTAGCATGCCTTTTGGGACAAAGCGGACAGCCCGAAAAATATTCTGTTGCCAAGTAA
- a CDS encoding DUF4179 domain-containing protein, producing the protein MSDIFRKALMEDAARISVPQMTWKQVKQGHRRARKKANWKRRRFAYGACAAILLMVAIGVSGFVSPVMAKVLQKVPIIGELYSFTDIPKLNRYASETNPSATDKGITVSVPKAYYDGNQVILIYAIQVPEGYEPIEVSQINLTVAKILLNGKPLPIDGATGKDYLVSPNTYRGDIIWYLSFDQVSRDGTLTIPIHQVGTIKGDWTLSVPVSSEAIDNAVETFYPKDASKTHDGITITVNKVNKGPVYTTISLQVRQPLQMNNRLPIYMPLNGMLFSVYALNHQFIGSGELINIQKEPENIGNELVWDDVTLRCITPPDDVKSIIIEPVLAVMYEEGVTEENCPHIPQLAVTVPLN; encoded by the coding sequence ATGTCTGACATATTCCGCAAAGCGTTAATGGAAGACGCTGCCCGTATAAGTGTGCCTCAAATGACATGGAAACAAGTCAAACAGGGTCACAGGCGCGCACGTAAAAAAGCAAATTGGAAACGTCGACGGTTTGCTTACGGAGCCTGTGCCGCAATATTATTAATGGTGGCGATTGGTGTTTCAGGTTTCGTTTCGCCGGTAATGGCCAAGGTATTGCAAAAGGTACCCATTATTGGCGAGTTATATTCGTTTACTGATATCCCTAAACTCAACCGGTACGCGTCGGAGACTAACCCATCGGCAACTGACAAAGGAATTACCGTGTCTGTGCCAAAAGCTTATTACGATGGCAATCAGGTGATATTAATTTATGCTATTCAGGTGCCGGAAGGGTATGAACCGATTGAAGTTTCACAAATAAACCTTACTGTGGCAAAAATTCTATTGAACGGTAAACCGCTTCCCATTGATGGTGCCACGGGGAAAGATTATTTGGTATCGCCAAATACATACCGTGGTGATATCATTTGGTACCTGTCATTTGATCAGGTGTCTAGAGACGGCACGTTGACGATTCCTATTCACCAGGTAGGTACAATAAAAGGAGATTGGACGCTATCTGTTCCTGTTTCCAGCGAAGCGATAGATAATGCCGTTGAAACATTTTATCCTAAGGATGCAAGCAAAACCCATGATGGGATTACCATCACTGTTAACAAAGTAAATAAAGGGCCGGTATATACAACCATTTCGCTGCAAGTGCGCCAGCCACTACAGATGAACAACAGACTTCCGATCTATATGCCTTTAAACGGCATGCTTTTTAGCGTTTATGCATTAAATCACCAATTCATTGGATCCGGAGAGCTTATTAATATCCAAAAAGAGCCTGAAAATATCGGAAATGAATTGGTTTGGGACGATGTAACTCTGAGATGTATAACGCCGCCGGATGATGTAAAGTCCATTATTATTGAACCTGTTTTGGCGGTCATGTACGAAGAGGGTGTCACGGAAGAAAACTGTCCACACATACCACAATTGGCCGTTACCGTGCCACTCAATTGA
- a CDS encoding RNA polymerase sigma factor, with protein MDIPEEIIERVRHKEEQAYEELFQLSWDQAVRTCWLILRHQHDAEEVAQDALFKLYVHRQQLQDVRAFRGWFYRILVNTALDKVRKRKTVINIDEIRLSSQSDDILQAEHRMLIDEAMRHLSYGERTAVVLVHFMGCTEAEAAEAAGWKLGKLKYRLNRGRHILAQAINGETKGGIQYV; from the coding sequence GTGGATATACCGGAGGAAATTATCGAACGTGTGCGCCATAAAGAAGAGCAAGCGTACGAGGAATTATTCCAGCTTAGTTGGGACCAAGCTGTACGAACCTGCTGGCTGATTCTCAGGCACCAGCACGATGCGGAGGAGGTGGCCCAGGATGCGCTTTTTAAACTCTATGTACATAGACAACAATTACAGGATGTACGCGCGTTTCGCGGCTGGTTCTACCGAATATTAGTAAACACAGCCCTGGACAAAGTGCGCAAGCGGAAAACCGTTATCAATATTGACGAAATCCGTCTTTCCAGCCAAAGCGACGATATCCTGCAGGCTGAACACCGAATGCTCATTGACGAGGCCATGCGGCATCTCTCATATGGCGAGAGAACCGCCGTTGTCCTGGTACATTTCATGGGATGTACGGAGGCCGAGGCTGCCGAGGCCGCCGGATGGAAACTGGGAAAGCTTAAATATCGCCTGAATCGTGGGCGACATATACTTGCTCAGGCGATTAATGGGGAAACGAAAGGAGGCATTCAGTATGTCTGA